One region of Glutamicibacter sp. B1 genomic DNA includes:
- a CDS encoding sarcosine oxidase subunit alpha family protein, translating to MSKPQRLPSQLRTRARIDESQALSLSIDGQQISAFRGDTVASAMLANNIRQCGESLYLKRPRGILAAGVEEPNALITVAAKHAGEVNESMLPATTVQVTDGVEVSLLSGLGVLDPDTDPAYYDHVHVHTDVLVVGAGPAGLAAAREASRSGARVTLLDERPEAGGTLLDTAGETIDGQDSTEWIAGVVQELAQAEETTHLQRTTVFGSYDANYFVAAQRRTVHQDGPAAPGVSRERIWHIRAGQVVLATGAHERPVVFENNDRPGIMLAGAVRSYLNRYGVLAGEKIAVFTTNDSAYELVSDLAASGSVVAVIDARSSISAAAAEAVAQGVQVISGSVVVDTEADKAGELSAIFVAELDEQRELGEVTRIEADVLAVAGGFNPVVHLHSQRQGKLNWDTTIHAFVPETAVANQHLAGAMTGLLDTASALSTGAATGAAAATAAGFETIARVPQALPVAHGETRPVWLVPSRLGDDAANYKFHFVDLQRDQTVADVLRATGAGMQSVEHIKRYTSISTANDQGKTSGVAAIGVIAAVLGIENPAEIGTTTFRAPYTPVAFAALAGRTRGQLLDPARITAMHSWHLEHGAEFEDVGQWKRPWYYPQPGEDMHAAVYRESKAVRESVGMLDATTLGKIEIRGKDAAEFLNRIYTNGYTKLKVGMGRYGVMCKADGMIFDDGVTLRLAEDRFLMHTTTGGAAGVLDWLEEWLQTEWPELDVTCTSVTEQLSTVAVVGPRSREVIAKVASSVDVSNEAFKFMAFQDVTLDSGIEARISRISFSGELAFEIAIPSWYGLKVWQDVYEAGQEFGITPYGTETMHVLRAEKGFIIVGQDTDGTVTPQDAGMEWVVSKLKDFVGNRSYSRADNQREDRKHLVSVLPVDKDLLLPEGAALVSVEELAAEGITPMEGWVTSSYNSPALGRTFGLALIKNGRNRIGETLRTPINGQLAEVTIAETVLFDPEGSRRDG from the coding sequence ATGAGCAAGCCACAGCGACTACCCTCGCAGTTGCGTACCCGCGCGAGGATCGATGAGAGTCAAGCGCTGAGTCTGAGCATCGACGGCCAGCAGATTTCGGCCTTCCGTGGAGACACCGTCGCCAGCGCCATGCTCGCCAATAACATCCGCCAGTGCGGTGAGTCCCTGTACCTCAAGCGTCCGCGCGGCATCCTGGCCGCCGGGGTAGAAGAACCCAACGCGCTGATCACCGTGGCCGCGAAGCATGCCGGTGAAGTTAATGAATCCATGCTGCCTGCAACCACCGTGCAGGTCACCGACGGAGTAGAGGTCAGCCTACTGTCCGGTTTGGGTGTGCTGGATCCAGACACGGATCCCGCCTACTACGACCACGTGCACGTACACACCGATGTTCTGGTGGTTGGGGCCGGTCCTGCAGGTTTGGCTGCGGCCCGTGAAGCTTCGCGCTCCGGGGCCCGCGTGACGCTGCTCGATGAGCGTCCCGAAGCCGGCGGCACGCTACTAGATACCGCAGGTGAAACGATCGACGGCCAGGATTCCACCGAGTGGATCGCCGGGGTCGTTCAAGAATTGGCGCAGGCCGAAGAGACCACCCACTTACAGCGCACCACCGTGTTCGGATCCTATGATGCGAACTACTTCGTGGCAGCCCAGCGTCGCACCGTACACCAAGATGGCCCAGCGGCCCCCGGTGTTTCGCGTGAACGCATCTGGCACATCCGTGCCGGCCAGGTGGTTCTGGCCACCGGCGCCCACGAGCGTCCTGTGGTCTTCGAAAACAACGACCGCCCCGGCATCATGCTCGCCGGCGCCGTGCGCAGCTACCTGAACCGTTATGGGGTGCTCGCCGGGGAAAAGATCGCCGTGTTCACCACCAATGACTCCGCCTATGAACTGGTCAGCGACCTGGCTGCTTCCGGATCGGTCGTGGCAGTGATCGATGCGCGCTCCAGCATTTCCGCTGCGGCCGCCGAGGCCGTAGCTCAGGGCGTACAGGTCATTTCCGGATCCGTCGTGGTTGACACCGAAGCCGACAAAGCCGGAGAGCTGTCCGCAATTTTTGTGGCAGAACTGGACGAACAACGCGAACTCGGCGAAGTCACCAGGATCGAAGCCGACGTGCTGGCCGTGGCCGGTGGCTTCAACCCAGTAGTGCACCTGCACTCTCAGCGCCAGGGCAAGCTGAACTGGGATACCACCATTCACGCGTTCGTGCCGGAAACCGCCGTGGCCAACCAGCACCTGGCCGGTGCCATGACCGGACTTTTGGATACCGCCAGCGCGCTATCCACCGGGGCTGCCACCGGTGCTGCGGCCGCCACCGCCGCCGGTTTTGAGACCATCGCCCGGGTGCCGCAGGCACTGCCGGTGGCGCACGGTGAAACCCGCCCGGTCTGGCTGGTACCTTCGCGCTTGGGCGATGACGCAGCGAACTACAAGTTCCACTTCGTTGACCTGCAGCGTGACCAAACCGTGGCCGACGTACTGCGGGCCACCGGGGCCGGCATGCAGTCCGTGGAGCACATCAAGCGCTACACCTCGATCTCTACCGCCAACGACCAGGGCAAGACCAGTGGTGTGGCAGCGATCGGCGTGATCGCCGCCGTGCTGGGTATCGAAAACCCAGCCGAAATCGGCACCACCACCTTCCGTGCACCGTACACCCCGGTGGCCTTCGCAGCCCTGGCCGGTCGGACCCGCGGTCAACTCTTGGACCCTGCCCGCATCACCGCCATGCACTCCTGGCACCTAGAGCATGGGGCAGAATTTGAGGACGTGGGCCAGTGGAAGCGTCCTTGGTACTACCCACAGCCCGGTGAAGATATGCACGCAGCGGTCTACCGTGAGTCCAAGGCCGTGCGCGAATCGGTGGGCATGCTTGATGCCACCACCCTGGGCAAGATCGAAATCCGCGGTAAGGATGCGGCCGAGTTCCTGAACCGTATTTACACCAACGGTTACACCAAGCTGAAGGTCGGCATGGGACGCTACGGCGTGATGTGCAAGGCCGACGGCATGATCTTCGACGACGGCGTGACCCTGCGCCTGGCCGAAGACCGCTTCCTGATGCACACCACCACCGGTGGTGCGGCCGGCGTGCTGGATTGGCTCGAAGAGTGGCTGCAGACCGAATGGCCTGAGCTGGACGTTACCTGCACCTCGGTGACCGAACAGCTGTCCACCGTGGCCGTGGTGGGACCACGCTCGCGCGAAGTGATCGCCAAGGTGGCCTCCAGTGTGGACGTGTCCAATGAGGCCTTCAAGTTCATGGCCTTCCAGGATGTCACCTTGGATTCGGGGATTGAAGCGCGCATCAGCCGCATTTCCTTCTCCGGCGAGCTAGCCTTCGAAATTGCGATCCCGTCCTGGTACGGGCTCAAGGTCTGGCAGGACGTGTACGAGGCGGGCCAAGAATTTGGCATAACCCCCTACGGCACCGAAACCATGCACGTGCTGCGTGCCGAAAAGGGCTTCATCATCGTCGGTCAGGATACTGACGGCACGGTGACCCCACAGGATGCCGGGATGGAGTGGGTAGTTTCCAAGCTCAAGGACTTCGTGGGCAACCGCTCCTACTCGCGGGCCGATAACCAGCGTGAGGATCGTAAGCACCTGGTCTCGGTGCTACCGGTGGACAAGGACCTGCTCCTGCCTGAAGGTGCGGCCCTGGTTTCGGTAGAGGAATTGGCTGCCGAGGGCATCACCCCGATGGAAGGCTGGGTCACCAGCTCCTACAATTCACCAGCACTAGGACGGACCTTCGGTCTGGCGTTGATCAAGAATGGGCGCAACCGTATCGGTGAAACCCTGCGCACCCCGATCAATGGCCAACTGGCTGAGGTCACCATCGCAGAAACCGTTCTTTTTGACCCGGAAGGAAGCCGTCGAGATGGCTAG
- a CDS encoding sarcosine oxidase subunit delta — MMLIDCPHCGPRNENEFSYGGEAHVAYPENPADLTDKEWSRYLFYRGNKKGIFAERWVHAGGCRKWFNALRDTVSYEFLAVYGAGEAQPQIDTLQGGTR; from the coding sequence ATGATGCTCATTGACTGCCCGCACTGCGGGCCACGCAACGAAAACGAATTCAGCTACGGCGGCGAAGCCCACGTGGCCTACCCCGAAAACCCAGCGGACCTCACCGACAAAGAATGGTCTCGCTACCTGTTCTACCGGGGCAATAAAAAGGGCATTTTTGCCGAACGCTGGGTTCACGCAGGAGGCTGCCGTAAGTGGTTCAACGCCCTGCGCGATACCGTAAGCTACGAATTTTTGGCCGTCTATGGCGCCGGCGAGGCGCAACCACAAATCGACACCCTTCAAGGAGGCACCCGATGA
- a CDS encoding GntR family transcriptional regulator, translating into MMDIAPGEPINEAALVQELSIGRTPLREALKRLEVDHLVHSYPRRGTFASRVDITELAAITEVRIALEPLAAERAAALHGGAARAGIEKTLLAVSQLSGADQRRTLMENDLEVHRLIYQAAGNHHLEETLVRLDNLATRIWCMTLERLPSVQEHISEHIALLQAILDGDTFQARSFALDHIVHFEKSVRAVL; encoded by the coding sequence ATGATGGATATCGCCCCAGGTGAACCCATCAATGAGGCCGCACTGGTACAAGAACTCAGCATCGGGCGCACCCCTTTACGTGAGGCCCTGAAGCGTTTGGAAGTTGACCATCTGGTCCATTCCTACCCCCGTCGAGGCACCTTTGCCTCACGCGTGGACATCACCGAACTGGCGGCCATCACCGAGGTGCGCATCGCCCTAGAACCCCTGGCCGCCGAACGTGCCGCCGCCCTTCACGGTGGCGCCGCCCGCGCCGGCATCGAGAAAACACTGCTGGCGGTCAGCCAACTCTCCGGAGCCGACCAGCGCCGCACCCTGATGGAAAACGACCTGGAAGTTCACCGACTGATCTATCAGGCCGCCGGCAACCACCACCTCGAAGAAACCCTGGTCCGCCTGGACAACCTCGCCACGCGCATCTGGTGCATGACCCTCGAACGCCTACCCAGCGTGCAAGAGCACATCTCCGAACACATCGCGCTGCTCCAGGCCATCCTCGACGGCGATACTTTCCAAGCCCGATCCTTCGCCCTAGACCATATCGTGCACTTCGAAAAGTCCGTGCGCGCTGTTCTCTAG
- a CDS encoding nucleoside deaminase, with the protein MNNVYLAALQAAKDGRADAGIPIGAVLAHQDTVIATGYNRRVQDADPTAHAEISALRAAGRRTDYRELTLYTTLAPCALCSGAIVQFKIPRVVIGEASNFPGEIDWLRSRGVQVQVLNDPEATELMAEFIVAEPQLWDEDIAHTP; encoded by the coding sequence GTGAACAACGTTTACTTGGCCGCCCTGCAAGCTGCCAAAGATGGCCGGGCCGATGCCGGAATTCCTATCGGCGCGGTCCTGGCCCATCAGGACACGGTGATCGCCACCGGTTATAACCGCCGCGTACAAGACGCCGATCCGACGGCCCACGCCGAAATCAGCGCACTACGCGCCGCCGGGCGTCGCACCGACTACCGGGAGCTGACGCTCTACACCACGCTCGCGCCGTGCGCCCTGTGTTCCGGGGCGATCGTGCAGTTCAAAATTCCCCGCGTTGTGATCGGCGAAGCCAGCAACTTCCCCGGCGAGATCGATTGGCTACGCTCCCGCGGTGTGCAGGTGCAGGTCTTAAACGATCCCGAAGCCACCGAGCTCATGGCCGAATTCATCGTCGCCGAGCCGCAGCTGTGGGACGAAGACATCGCCCACACCCCTTGA
- a CDS encoding sarcosine oxidase subunit gamma, with amino-acid sequence MASNTLIEVRVSPAAHLTALMSEASVAEGLSLSEVAFTTQVSVRVAPGSAGYDAVAAATGVGLPEKVGQVAGEVSGVSVLWLGPDEFLVTAPEDSSLVSTLETALGENPGQVVDLSANRSVLELSGAKAPLVLRKSCPADLHPRVFGVNKAITTSLANVPVLLWRTGEESWRIMPRASFTEHTVHWLIDAMTEFASDPVD; translated from the coding sequence ATGGCTAGCAACACCTTGATTGAAGTTCGTGTATCGCCTGCGGCACACCTGACTGCGCTGATGAGCGAAGCCAGCGTGGCAGAAGGCTTGTCCTTGAGCGAAGTTGCCTTCACCACCCAGGTCTCGGTACGCGTGGCCCCGGGCAGCGCCGGTTATGACGCGGTGGCCGCGGCCACCGGTGTGGGCCTGCCAGAAAAGGTTGGTCAGGTCGCAGGCGAGGTCTCCGGTGTGAGCGTATTGTGGCTGGGCCCGGATGAATTCTTGGTTACCGCACCCGAGGATTCGTCGCTTGTTTCCACGCTTGAGACCGCTCTGGGAGAAAACCCGGGTCAGGTCGTGGACCTTTCGGCGAACCGCAGCGTGCTGGAACTATCCGGGGCGAAGGCCCCGCTGGTGCTACGCAAGAGCTGCCCGGCGGACCTACATCCACGGGTCTTCGGCGTGAACAAGGCGATCACCACCTCGCTGGCCAATGTGCCGGTCTTGCTATGGCGTACCGGTGAAGAAAGCTGGCGGATCATGCCACGCGCTTCCTTCACCGAGCACACCGTGCACTGGTTGATCGATGCGATGACGGAGTTCGCTTCCGACCCGGTTGACTGA
- a CDS encoding creatininase, which produces MTSVFIDELDASTYAAYAARPGSTLIIPTGATEQHGPHMPLGVDAMLSKDIAAAVAQKLGALVAPGFSYGYKSQPRSGGGNHRTGTTSLGATALMALTEDVVSSFMTQGFENIVVLNGHFENYQFLYEGIDNATAKMRSAGSRARAVLLSYWDFVDDDTLARVFPEGFLGWDIEHGGVLETSLMLLLRPHLVDMSRVENHPPATLTAYDIFPEDPARTPDSGCLSSATGATADRGQLLLDAITGSIAHALRGELAEPSVLT; this is translated from the coding sequence ATGACCTCGGTTTTTATCGACGAGCTCGATGCGTCGACCTATGCCGCTTATGCCGCGAGACCAGGTTCGACGTTGATCATCCCTACCGGCGCCACCGAGCAGCACGGGCCACATATGCCATTGGGCGTAGACGCGATGCTCTCGAAGGACATCGCCGCAGCGGTGGCCCAGAAGCTCGGGGCGCTGGTGGCCCCGGGATTCTCCTACGGTTATAAATCCCAACCACGATCCGGCGGCGGCAACCACCGCACCGGCACCACCTCGCTGGGCGCCACCGCCCTGATGGCACTGACCGAGGACGTAGTCTCCTCCTTTATGACCCAGGGATTTGAGAACATCGTGGTGCTCAATGGGCATTTTGAGAACTACCAGTTCCTCTATGAAGGGATCGATAACGCGACCGCGAAGATGCGTAGCGCAGGATCCCGTGCCCGCGCCGTCTTGCTGTCCTATTGGGATTTTGTGGACGATGACACCCTGGCCAGGGTCTTCCCGGAGGGTTTTTTGGGATGGGACATCGAGCATGGCGGTGTTTTAGAGACCTCGCTCATGCTCCTGCTGCGCCCGCACCTAGTGGATATGTCGCGGGTTGAAAACCACCCGCCGGCCACATTAACCGCGTACGACATCTTCCCCGAAGACCCCGCCCGCACCCCCGACAGCGGGTGCCTGTCCAGCGCCACCGGTGCCACGGCCGATCGGGGGCAGTTACTGCTTGATGCCATCACCGGGTCGATCGCCCACGCCTTGCGCGGTGAATTGGCCGAGCCATCGGTGCTTACCTGA
- a CDS encoding purine-cytosine permease family protein gives MSARIPSRSEQQTHQVEDSLQPIPESARTTKLIGQFWIWAGANVAPINWILGALGIHLGLGFRDTIIVLVVGNVIGMLGFGFFVLLGQKTGATGMLLARGAFGRRGAYLPATIQAVIAIGWSAINTWVILDLVLALFGQIGWVDPTKDNLLIRILVAAVIMTLQVIICYRGYQAISKFERLTMPPTIIVLIAMSILAWTQLDIDWAYAGPEGAVLEGLPRLAAMSSIMTAIGIGWGIGWYTYAPDYSRFVSKSIRPWKLYSVSVLGQFLPVVWLGVLGASLATKNGTADPGQLIVESFGAMSIPVILLVIHGPIATNIINMYTFGVAVQALDIQVSRKKISILVGFLAMGAVILFLFAHDFAELLHNFIGAIACWVATWGGIMAVHYFIFERKHKDFSYLFVDPKSSQLKSINVSAFIAFGAGIIMTWVFMHGSVPLLQGPGAKALGGIDLSWLAGTLTSGGLYLIMGSFRFRQRINAGVPLGLKVDVSEAQFLAEHGSAQELCEDQRVIESAPESAPEAEPEAQVTLK, from the coding sequence ATGTCGGCACGAATACCGAGTCGTTCGGAGCAGCAAACTCATCAGGTTGAGGATTCACTACAGCCGATCCCAGAATCGGCACGCACCACCAAACTTATTGGACAATTCTGGATCTGGGCTGGGGCCAACGTCGCCCCCATCAACTGGATCCTCGGCGCCCTAGGCATTCACCTTGGCCTAGGCTTCCGCGACACCATCATCGTTCTCGTGGTCGGCAATGTCATCGGCATGCTCGGCTTCGGGTTCTTTGTGCTGCTCGGCCAGAAAACCGGCGCCACCGGTATGCTCCTGGCCCGCGGAGCCTTTGGCCGACGCGGCGCCTACCTACCGGCCACGATCCAGGCGGTCATCGCGATCGGCTGGTCGGCCATCAACACCTGGGTCATTCTCGACCTGGTACTAGCCCTGTTCGGACAGATCGGCTGGGTGGATCCGACCAAGGATAATCTGCTGATCCGCATCCTCGTGGCTGCGGTCATCATGACCCTACAGGTCATCATCTGCTACCGCGGCTATCAAGCGATCTCCAAGTTCGAACGCCTGACCATGCCGCCGACCATTATCGTGCTCATCGCCATGTCAATTTTGGCGTGGACCCAGCTGGATATTGATTGGGCTTACGCCGGCCCTGAAGGTGCCGTGCTTGAAGGGTTACCACGTCTGGCCGCCATGAGCTCGATCATGACCGCCATCGGCATCGGTTGGGGTATCGGCTGGTACACCTACGCACCCGACTACTCGCGCTTCGTCTCCAAGAGCATCCGCCCGTGGAAACTCTATTCGGTCAGCGTCCTGGGTCAGTTCCTTCCGGTCGTCTGGTTGGGTGTGCTCGGCGCGAGCCTGGCGACCAAAAATGGCACCGCCGATCCCGGACAACTGATCGTGGAAAGCTTCGGAGCGATGTCCATTCCGGTGATCCTCTTGGTCATCCACGGTCCGATCGCCACCAACATCATTAATATGTACACCTTCGGCGTCGCAGTGCAGGCCCTGGATATCCAGGTCTCGCGCAAGAAGATTTCCATCCTCGTGGGCTTCTTGGCCATGGGCGCAGTCATCCTCTTCCTCTTCGCCCATGACTTCGCCGAACTATTGCACAACTTCATCGGCGCCATCGCCTGCTGGGTGGCCACCTGGGGCGGCATCATGGCGGTGCACTACTTCATCTTCGAGCGTAAGCATAAGGACTTCTCCTACCTCTTTGTTGATCCGAAGTCTTCGCAGCTCAAGTCCATCAACGTCTCGGCCTTCATCGCTTTCGGCGCTGGCATCATCATGACCTGGGTGTTCATGCACGGTTCGGTGCCGCTCTTGCAAGGCCCCGGTGCCAAGGCCCTTGGCGGGATTGATCTGTCCTGGTTGGCTGGCACCCTGACCAGTGGTGGTTTGTACCTGATCATGGGCTCCTTCCGCTTCCGCCAGCGCATCAACGCAGGCGTACCTCTGGGCCTCAAGGTCGATGTGAGCGAGGCACAGTTCCTGGCCGAACACGGCAGCGCCCAAGAACTCTGCGAAGACCAGCGGGTCATCGAATCAGCACCAGAATCAGCACCAGAGGCAGAGCCCGAGGCGCAGGTGACGCTGAAGTGA
- a CDS encoding sarcosine oxidase subunit beta family protein, with the protein MADLLPEHPEFLWANPEPKKSYDVVIVGGGGHGLATAYFLAKNHGITNVAVLEKGWLAGGNMARNTTIIRSNYLWDESAGIYEKSLKLWEQLPEDLEYDFLFSQRGVLNLAHTLGDVRESVRRVEANKLNGVDAEWLDPSQVKEACPIINTSDNIRYPVMGATWQPRAGIAKHDHVAWAFARKANEMGVDIIQNCEVTGFIKDGEKVTGVKTTRGTINAGKVALAGAGHSSVLAEMAGFELPIQSHPLQALVSELFEPVHPTVVMSNHIHVYVSQAHKGELVMGAGIDSYNGYGQRGAFHVIEEQMSAAVELFPIFARAHVLRTWGGIVDTTMDASPIVSKTPIQNLYVNCGWGTGGFKGTPGAGFTLAHTIAHDEAHPLNAPFSLERFETGHLIDEHGAAAVAH; encoded by the coding sequence GTGGCTGATCTGCTGCCTGAGCACCCGGAATTTCTCTGGGCGAATCCAGAACCTAAAAAGTCCTACGACGTAGTCATCGTTGGCGGCGGAGGCCACGGACTGGCCACCGCATACTTCCTAGCCAAGAACCACGGCATCACCAATGTCGCAGTCCTAGAAAAGGGTTGGCTGGCCGGCGGGAACATGGCCCGCAACACCACGATCATCCGCTCTAACTACCTCTGGGATGAATCGGCCGGTATCTACGAAAAGTCCCTAAAGCTCTGGGAACAACTGCCCGAAGATCTGGAATACGATTTCCTCTTCTCCCAGCGCGGGGTGCTGAACCTGGCCCACACCCTAGGCGACGTGCGCGAATCCGTACGCCGCGTGGAAGCGAACAAGCTCAACGGCGTGGACGCCGAATGGCTGGACCCATCCCAGGTCAAGGAAGCCTGCCCGATCATCAATACCAGCGATAACATCCGCTACCCGGTCATGGGAGCGACCTGGCAGCCTCGTGCCGGCATCGCCAAGCACGACCACGTGGCCTGGGCCTTCGCCCGCAAGGCCAACGAAATGGGTGTGGACATCATCCAGAACTGCGAAGTTACCGGCTTCATCAAGGATGGCGAAAAGGTCACCGGCGTGAAGACTACCCGCGGCACCATCAACGCCGGCAAGGTCGCCCTAGCTGGCGCCGGACACTCCTCGGTTCTGGCCGAAATGGCAGGTTTTGAGCTGCCGATCCAGTCCCACCCGCTGCAGGCCCTGGTCTCCGAACTGTTCGAACCGGTACACCCGACCGTGGTCATGTCCAACCACATCCACGTCTACGTCTCCCAGGCCCACAAGGGCGAACTGGTTATGGGTGCCGGCATCGACTCCTACAACGGCTACGGCCAGCGCGGTGCCTTCCACGTGATCGAAGAACAGATGTCCGCCGCGGTGGAGCTCTTCCCGATCTTCGCCCGAGCCCACGTGCTGCGCACCTGGGGCGGCATCGTGGATACCACCATGGATGCCTCGCCGATCGTGTCCAAGACCCCGATCCAGAACCTCTACGTCAACTGTGGCTGGGGAACCGGCGGCTTCAAGGGCACCCCGGGCGCAGGATTCACCCTGGCCCACACCATCGCCCACGATGAAGCCCACCCGCTGAATGCACCGTTCAGCCTGGAACGCTTCGAAACCGGCCACCTGATCGACGAACACGGCGCCGCAGCCGTCGCACACTAG
- a CDS encoding PucR family transcriptional regulator, which produces MEDPIFRSAQPQVLAARSALEESKVRWVHASELLDIAHLLRGGELLLSTGQELLKLREEAQAAHVLALKERGIAALVLEPYARTAQITPQLIEAAEQAKLPLIRLRHTVPFVDITERINRSIVSKQAATLQQADMLSQRLAQRIATSGPNLSPLLQMIGDDLGLTASLQSLEGQVLVASEGERIATPFNVATDVVVGGDVAAHLVVECRQPDQAEHVSMIVQRLGSIISLAYAQHHRPSREQLANHALMQAIIDDAGEHYLAERALEAGMDTEAPLCVGVVQSHDMARLRTQIERALHGEVRPGCISLHNNRLYFLIELEAQGASRAREACILRLRQALGGLAMECAIGPLVGSVTRAPLSVQHALLLDRFASVRALESRVRDASDYALERLFARVDNAPAANGFVQEVIGDLIAWDRARQADLVPTLYAWLATGCNATATAAQLYVERQSLHKRLKKIFTLLGGDPRQTGTILQLHLACRIQLSQER; this is translated from the coding sequence TTGGAAGACCCGATATTTCGCAGCGCCCAGCCGCAGGTGTTGGCGGCGCGCAGTGCGCTGGAGGAATCAAAAGTTCGTTGGGTACATGCCTCCGAACTATTGGATATCGCCCACCTCTTGCGTGGTGGAGAACTGCTATTGAGTACCGGGCAGGAATTGTTAAAGCTGCGCGAAGAGGCTCAGGCCGCGCACGTGCTGGCGCTGAAGGAGCGCGGTATCGCGGCCCTGGTGCTCGAGCCCTATGCGCGCACCGCGCAGATCACGCCGCAGCTGATCGAAGCTGCCGAGCAGGCGAAGTTGCCGTTGATCCGTTTGCGGCACACCGTGCCCTTTGTGGACATTACGGAGCGGATCAATCGTTCCATCGTTTCGAAACAAGCGGCCACCTTGCAGCAAGCGGATATGCTTTCGCAGCGTCTGGCGCAACGCATCGCAACTTCCGGCCCCAATCTGAGCCCGCTATTGCAGATGATCGGCGACGATCTGGGGCTGACCGCGAGCCTGCAGTCTTTAGAAGGCCAAGTGCTGGTTGCCTCGGAAGGTGAACGGATTGCTACGCCGTTTAATGTGGCCACGGACGTGGTGGTCGGGGGAGATGTCGCAGCCCACCTGGTCGTTGAGTGCCGGCAGCCCGATCAGGCGGAGCATGTCTCGATGATCGTGCAGCGCCTGGGCTCGATCATCTCTTTGGCTTATGCCCAGCACCATCGGCCGAGCCGCGAGCAGTTGGCCAACCATGCGTTGATGCAGGCGATTATCGATGACGCCGGCGAGCATTACCTGGCCGAGCGCGCCTTAGAAGCGGGGATGGACACCGAAGCGCCGCTGTGTGTGGGAGTGGTACAGAGCCACGACATGGCCCGGCTGCGAACGCAGATCGAACGAGCGTTGCACGGCGAGGTGCGGCCAGGGTGCATTTCGCTGCACAACAATCGGCTGTACTTCCTGATCGAACTGGAGGCGCAGGGTGCTTCGCGGGCGCGCGAGGCTTGCATCCTCAGATTGCGTCAGGCTTTGGGCGGGCTCGCGATGGAGTGTGCGATCGGTCCGCTGGTGGGCTCGGTGACCCGCGCGCCGCTATCGGTGCAGCACGCCCTGCTGTTGGATCGTTTCGCTTCGGTGCGGGCTTTGGAATCTCGGGTTCGTGATGCCTCCGACTACGCGCTGGAGCGACTTTTTGCCCGGGTGGATAACGCGCCGGCGGCCAACGGGTTTGTGCAGGAAGTCATCGGCGATCTGATCGCGTGGGATCGTGCCCGGCAGGCGGATCTGGTGCCCACACTCTACGCCTGGCTAGCGACTGGTTGTAATGCCACGGCCACGGCGGCGCAGCTATATGTCGAACGCCAAAGCCTGCATAAGCGGCTGAAGAAAATCTTTACGCTCCTGGGCGGGGACCCTCGGCAGACCGGGACCATCTTGCAGCTGCATTTGGCCTGCCGGATTCAGCTGTCTCAGGAACGCTAG